CCAATATTGGTCAGTCAGGCGCACTCTGGCTTTTGTTGGAGCGAGCTTGCTCGCGAAGAGGCCGGGAAAGTCACTGCATCTGCGCTGAACATGAGGCAGCCTTCGCGAGCAAGCTCGCTCCCACGGCTGAACTGACGCTTAGTGCATCTGAAGCCAGTCCAACAGGTCAGAAATACCGGCGGTGGGTCAGGACGAGCAGCTGATTTCCAGGTGCTTGCCCCAATCCGGCGGCCGTTTGGCGTATTCGGCCATGCCGGGCTGTTCGGTGAATGGCGTGCTCAATACTCGGTGCAGCTGCCGCACTTCGCTGTAGTCGCCCTGTTCCGCCGCTTCGATGGCCTTCTGCGCCAGGTAGTTGCGCAGCACATACAGCGGGTTGACCGCATGCATCCGCTCGCGGCGCTGTTGCTCGGTGCCTTCCGCCTGGCGGCCCAGGCGCTCCAGCAGGCTTTCGCCCCAGGCATCGAAACCCCGGATGTCGATGAAGTCGTCACGCAGCGTGCGCAACGCGTCGGCAGCCGGCTGGTCGCCCAGGCGGCGGAAGAACAGGTTGTAATCCACGCCGCCCATCTGCATCAGCTGCAACAGCCGGGCGATGAGTTCGGCGTCCTGTTCCTCGGCATGGGTCAGCCCCAGGCGGCGGCGCATCAGGTCCAGGTAGTGGGCCTGGTACAACGGCAGGAACAGACCGATGGCCTCGCGCAGCGCCTCGACGCTGATGAACGGCGTCAACGCCTGGGCCAGGGCGCTGAGGTTCCATTGGGCGATGGGCACCTGGTTGCTGAAAGCGTAGCGGCCTTCGTGGTCGGAATGGTTGCAGATGAAATGCTGGTCGAAGTCGTCGAGGAAGGCGTAGGGGCCGAAGTCGAAGGTGATGCCCAGAATCGACATGTTGTCGGTGTTCATCACGCCGTGGCAGAAGCCATAGGCCTGCCACAGGCCAAGCAGCTCGGCGTTGCGCTCGACGATGTCGCGGAACATCGCCAGCCAGGGTTCGTCCTGCTCCAGGCAGTGCGGGTAATGGTTGGCCAGCACGTACTCGCCCAGTTCTTTCAAGCGCTCGGGCTGTTTGGTGTAGTAGAAGTACTCGAAGCTGCCGAAGCGCACGTGGCTTTGCGCCAGGCGCAGCACCATGGCCGCGCTTTCCTTGCGCTCGCGCCACACCGGGGTGCTGGAGCCGATCACGCAGGCTGCGCGGCTGGTGGGAATGCCCAGGGCATGCAGCGCTTCGCTGGCGAGGAATTCGCGGATCGACGAGCGCAGTACTGCGCGGCCATCGCCCATGCGCGAGTAAGGCGTCTGCCCGGCGCCCTTGAGGTGCAAGTCCCAGTGCTGGCCGGCATCGTTGACCACTTCACCAAGCAGCAGGCCGCGGCCGTCGCCCAGCCGCGGCGTATAGCCGCCGAACTGGTGTCCGGAATAGACCATCGCCCGCGGGTCGGCGTCGGCCCACAGCTTGTGGCCGCTGAACACTTCGGTGAACAGCGGCGCTTCGGCGTCGGCGCAGGTCAGGTCGAGCAGCGCCAAGGCTGCCTCGCTGGCCACCACCAGGCGCGGCTCGTCGATGGGTTCGGGCAATACCTGGGTGGAGAATGCATCGCCCAGGCGGGCGAAGCGGTTGTCGAAATCGAGTTCGTCGAGGGCTTTCACAGGCTGTTGCCTCCGGCTGTATAGGTGAAGCGGCTGCTTAGCGGCTGAGGCTGCGCTCGTAGGCAGCCAGCACGGTGCGCTCGGACTGCACCAGGTAGCCTTCGAGCAGGTGCGTCGCTTCTTCGGCACGGCCTTGTTCCAGGCGTTCGAGAATCGCGGCATTCATATCGACATAGGGCGAGTGGAGGAATTCGGGGTTTTTCAACAGGCCGAAGGCCAGGCGCAGCTCGGCGGAAATCTGCCCATAGAAGGCTGACAGGCGCGGGCTGTCGGCCATTTCCACGATGGCCCGGTGAAACATCATGTTGGCCGTACCCACCGCCACCCAGTCCTTGGCCTCACGGGCGCACATGCCGCTCTCGACGGCTTCGCGCATGTGTCGTGCGCCCGGGTGCTGTGGATAACCCTGTGCCAGGGCCTTGCACTCGATGAAGCGGCGCACCCGGTAGATATCGATGATCGACGCCATGTCGGGCACCGCCACGGTCACACCGCGATTGGGCGCGTGCTTGAGCAGGCCTTCCTGGGTCAGGACCCTGAACGCTTCCCGCAAGGTATTGCGCGAGATCTGCAGGCTTTCCGCCAGCGCTGCTTCAGAGAGCCGCTGGCCGGGGACCAGCTCGCCCTCGACCAGCATTCTGCGCATTTCTTGGGTGATGGATTCTCCCAGCGTGCGTGGCTGTGGAGAGCAAGCGTCGTTCATAGAAGGTCCAGGATGAGAAAAAGCCTGCTGATGTTCCCTGAGTGCTGGAGGGCTGGCAAGCAGCAAGGAGGGGCGCTGTGCTCCATCAGGTAGCACGGCTGGGTCGAAGGGTAACAATTTGGTGCGTATAGCCTGACTATTCGATCATCATTGTTGAACAATATTCTCTTGTTTCTCCTACGTTAGAAGGTCTAAGAGTGGTCATTGGCATGCTCATTGCTCAATGCTCTGCTGCCTGCTCTCCCCCCACCCAGGAGCGATGCCGTGACACAGACCGCCACAGAGTTTACGAAAGCACGCCGATCTTCCCTTATCGCCGCCATGTTCATGATGACGACTTCCGCCATCGGTCCGGGTTTCCTGACCCAGACCGCCACCTTCACCGCGACCCTTGGCGCCGCTTTCGCCTTCGGTATCCTGGCCTCGATCCTCATCGACTTCGTCGTTCAGCTGAATATCTGGCGCATTGTCACCCTGACCCGCATGCGCGCCTCGGACCTGGCCAATACGGCGATTCCGGGCAGTGGCTACTTGCTGGCAGCCTTGGTGATTTCCGGCGGCCTGGTGTTCAGCCTCGGCAACCTGGCCGGCGCCGGCCTGGGCCTCAATGCGCTGACCGGCCTGGATCCGGTCTGGGGTGGGGCACTGAGCGCCTTGCTGGCGATTGCCATCTTCTCGTCGCAGCGCGCTGGCATCGCCATGGACCGCATCATGATCGTGCTGGGCGTGCTGAAGATCTCGCTGATCGTCTTCGCCTGCTTTGCGTCGCACCCGCCACTCGGTGAGGCACTACGTCAGTCGGTATGGCCGGACTTCATCGACTTCGCCTCCATCACCACCATCGTCGGCGGCACCGTCGGCGGCTACATCACCTATGCTGGCGCACACCGTCTGCTCGACCGCGGCACCGTGGGTATAGAGAACATCGATGCGGTGACCAAGGCGGCCCTGAGCGGCATCCTGGTCACCGGCATTGCCCGCTACGTGCTGTTCCTGGCGATTCTCGGCGTGGTCGCCAGTGGCGTGGTCATCGACGTTTCCGGCCAGGGTGCCAACCCGGCCGGCCAGGCCTTCGGCGCCGCCGCCGGGCAGTTCGGCATGCTGATGTTCGGCCTGGTGCTGTGGGCCGCGGGTATCAGCAGCATGATCGGTGCGTCCTACACTTCGATGTCGTTCATCACCGTGTTTTCGAAGAAAATCAGCGAGCGTGCGCGTAACCTCGCGACCGTGGGCTTCATCGTCCTGGCGCTGGTCTGCTTCCTGCTGCTGGGCAAGCCGCCTGCGGCGCTGCTGGTGTTCGCCGGGGGCTTCAACGGCCTGATCCTGCCCCTGGGCCTGAGCATCTTCATGTACGTGGGCTGGCGCCGCGCTGACCTGATGGACGGCTACCACTATCCGCGCTGGCTGCTGGTGCTGGGCGCGCTGACCTGCCTGCTGTCGTGGTACATGGCGTTCAAGTCTGCCAAATCCATTTTCGCCTTCATTGGCGCTGCCTGATTCCTACGGAGAACCGAACATGCGAACCATCGACATCAACAGTGACCTGGGCGAGAGCTTTGGCGCCTGGAGCATGGGCGAAGACGCGGCGATTCTCGAAATCGTCAGCAGCGCCAACGTTGCCTGTGGCTTTCACGCCGGCGACCCGGCCGGCATCCTGCGCACCCTGGAGGCGGCGGCGGCCAGGGGCGTGGCGGTCGGCGCGCATGTCGCCTATCCCGACCTGGTCGGCTTCGGGCGGCGCAACATGGACATCGGCTCGGCCGAGCTGAGCGCCGATGTGATCTACCAGATCGGCGCCCTGCAGGGCCTGGCGCGCAGCGTCGGCACCCAGGTCAGCTACGTGAAGCCGCATGGCGCGCTGTACAACACCATCGCCCAGAACCGCCGCCAGGCCGATGCGGTGATCGACGCGCTGCTGCGCCTCGACCCGACGCTGAAACTGGTATGCCTGGCCAATTCACCGCTGCTCGGCTGGGCCCGTGAGGCCGGCTTGCAGTGCGTGGCCGAGGCGTTCGCCGACCGCGCCTACACCGCTGAAGGCACCCTGGTGTCGCGCTCGCGGCCCGGCGCCGTGTTGCACGATGCCGAACTGATCGCCCGACGCATGCTGCGTCTGGTCGCCGAAGGCGTCATCGAAGCCGAAGACGGTCGCCAGATCCCTCTGCAGGCCGACTCGATCTGCGTGCATGGCGACAGCCACGACGCGGTGACCATCGCCCGTACCCTCAAGGCCGGGCTGCTCGCCGCTGGTGTGAACATCCGTGCATTCAGCCAGGGCCAAGCATCATGAACGCACTGCAACGCGCCCGTGAGTCCGCTGCCGCCGCCCGCGCCCGTTACCGCGCCGGTGAAGTGGCGCCCACCGCCGGCCAGGCCCCCGGCCTGACCCAGGCCAACCTGATTTCGCTGCCGCGCGAATGGGCCTATGACTTCCTGCTGTTCGCCCAGCGCAACCCGCAGGCCTGCCCGATCCTCGACGTCACCGAGCCGGGCAGCCACCAGACCGTGCTGGCCGAGCAGGCCGACTTGCGCACCGATATTCCGCTGTACCGGGTGTGGCGCGACGGCCAGCTGGTCGATGAAGTGCAGGATGCCTCGCCCCTGTGGGCGCAGCAGGGCGACCTGGTGAGCTTTCTGATCGGCTGCAGCTTCACCTTCGAAGCCGACCTGCTGGAGGCCGGCATCGACGTGCGGCACATCAGTCAAGGCTGCAACGTGCCGATGTATCGTTCCAACCGCCAGTGCCGGCCCGCCGGCCGGCTGCAGGGCGAGATGGTGGTGTCGATGCGCCCGATCCCGGCCAGCCGGGTGTCCGAGGCGGTGAAGATCACCGCGCGCTATCCGGCGGTGCATGGCGCCCCGGTGCATATCGGCGAGCCGCGGCTGCTGGGCATCGAGGACATCGCCAGGCCGGACTTCGGTGACGCGGTAGCGGTGCACGAAGGCGAGATTCCGGTGTTCTGGGCCTGTGGGGTCACGCCTCAGGCCGTGGTCATGGCGTCTCGCGTGCCGTTTGCGATCACGCATGCGCCCGGGCACATGTTCATCACCGACGTGCCCGACAGCCACTACCACGTATAGGAGAGCCCCATGCGTTTCTATCCGGTCAACCTGGACGCCCTCCTGGTTGAATTGGCCAATCTGGACGAGACCCTCGCGCTGTTCGATTCGCTGCAGCAGCAGCCCATCGCCGGCGTGCAGGAGATCGTCCCGGCGGCGCGGACCCTGCTGGTGCAGTTCCGCCCGGGCGCAATCGGCCCTGAGGCCCTGGCGGCGCAGATCGCCGCGCGGGATATCCATGGCCCGGCGCGCCAGGCTGGGCGCCTGGTGGAGATTCCCGTGCATTACAACGGCGAAGACCTCCAGGACGTCGCCCGTGAGCTGGACATCAGCGTCGAAGAGGTCATTCGTCGCCACACCGGCAGCGACTATAACGTGGCCTTCTGCGGCTTTGCGCCGGGCTTCGCCTACCTGAGCGGCGGCGCCGGCTTCGTGGTGCCGCGGCGCAGTACGCCGCGCACGCGCATCCCCGCCGGGGCGGTGGCCCTGGCCGGTGGCTTCAGCGGCATCTATCCACAGGCAAGCCCCGGCGGCTGGCAGATCATCGGCGTCACGCCGCTGAAAATGTGGGACCTGCAGCGTGACGAAGCGGCGCTGCTCAAGCCCGGCTACCGGGTGCGTTTCCAGGATGCCGGTCGGTTGCCGACGCAGAGCGTGACAGTGCCGGTCGCCGAGCGCCAACCCGCTGCGCCGGTCACGGGCGACTGCCTGGAAATTCTCTCGCCGGGCCTGCAGACCCTGCTGCAGGACCTCGGCCGGCCGGGCCGCGCCGGGGAGGGTATCTCCGCCTCCGGAGCCATGGACCGTGGCGCGCTGCGTTCGGCCAACCGCGCCGTGGGCAATGACCCTGGCACGGCTTGCCTGGAAATCCTCATGGGCGGCCTGAGTTTCACCTGCCATGGTCAGGCGCTGGTCGCGCTCACGGGGGCCGAGGCGGCCATCGAAGTGCGCAGCGCCGAGGGCCAGGTGTTGCATCCGCCGCTGTACCAGCCTTTCGCCCTGCACGACGGCGACCGGGTCAGCATCGGCTCGCCCAGCGCCGGCCTGCGCAACTACCTGGCGGTGCGCGGCGGCTTCAGCGTGGCGCCGATCCTCGGCAGCTTGTCCACCGACACCCTGGCGCAGGTCGGTCCGGCACCGCTGGCAAGCGGCGACCGCCTGGGCTTCGAGCGCCAGCCTGGTGGCCGGGCGGTGTCGCTCAGCGAGCAGCCGGCCTTCGCCATGCCGCGCCGTGACCAGCTGATTACCCTGGATGTGGTCATGGGCCCGCGCAGCGACTGGTTCACCCCGGCGGCCCTGGCGCTGCTCGCCGAGCAGACCTGGCAGGTCACCCCGCAGTCGAACCGCATCGGCATCCGCCTGGCGGGCGAGCAGAGCCTGGAACGCGCCGTGGGTGGCGAGCTGCCCAGCGAAGGCACGGTGGTCGGCGCCATTCAGGTGCCACCCAGCGGCCAGCCGGTGCTGTTTCTTGCCGACCACCCGCTGACCGGCGGCTACCCGGTGATCGGTGCTGTGGCCAGCCACCACCTTGACCTGGCCGGACAGATCCCGGTCAACGCGCGCATCCGCTTCAACCCGCTGGCGGCTTTCGAACCCGTGCTTCCCGTTTCTCCAGACGAGACCCAGAACAAATGAAAAAGGTCCTGATCGCCAACCGTGGCGAAATCGCCGTGCGTATCGCCCGAGCCTGCCGTGATTATGGCGTCGCCTCGGTAGCGGTGTACGCCGACGGCGACATCGACGCCCTGCATGTCGGTGCCGCCGACGAAGCCTATGCGCTGCAGGGCGAGCGCTCCACCGACACCTACCTGAACATCGACAAACTGCTGGCCGTGGCGGCGCGTGCCGGTGCCGATGCCGTACACCCCGGCTATGGCTTTCTCTCTGAGCGCGCCGACTTCGCCCGGGCGGTGATCGATGCCGGGCTGACCTGGATCGGCCCGGACCCGGCGACCATCGACGCCCTGGGCGACAAGGTCCAGGCCCGGCGCATCGCGCTGAAGGTAGGCGCTCCGCTGGTGGCCGGCACCGAAGACCCGGTGGCCGATGCCAGCGAGGTCATGGCATTCGCCGAACAGCATGGCCTGCCGATCGCCATCAAGGCCGCCTTCGGCGGCGGTGGCCGTGGCCTGAAGGTCGCCTGGCAGCTGGAGGAAGT
The Pseudomonas sp. DTU_2021_1001937_2_SI_NGA_ILE_001 DNA segment above includes these coding regions:
- the selO gene encoding protein adenylyltransferase SelO, which encodes MKALDELDFDNRFARLGDAFSTQVLPEPIDEPRLVVASEAALALLDLTCADAEAPLFTEVFSGHKLWADADPRAMVYSGHQFGGYTPRLGDGRGLLLGEVVNDAGQHWDLHLKGAGQTPYSRMGDGRAVLRSSIREFLASEALHALGIPTSRAACVIGSSTPVWRERKESAAMVLRLAQSHVRFGSFEYFYYTKQPERLKELGEYVLANHYPHCLEQDEPWLAMFRDIVERNAELLGLWQAYGFCHGVMNTDNMSILGITFDFGPYAFLDDFDQHFICNHSDHEGRYAFSNQVPIAQWNLSALAQALTPFISVEALREAIGLFLPLYQAHYLDLMRRRLGLTHAEEQDAELIARLLQLMQMGGVDYNLFFRRLGDQPAADALRTLRDDFIDIRGFDAWGESLLERLGRQAEGTEQQRRERMHAVNPLYVLRNYLAQKAIEAAEQGDYSEVRQLHRVLSTPFTEQPGMAEYAKRPPDWGKHLEISCSS
- a CDS encoding GntR family transcriptional regulator, whose product is MNDACSPQPRTLGESITQEMRRMLVEGELVPGQRLSEAALAESLQISRNTLREAFRVLTQEGLLKHAPNRGVTVAVPDMASIIDIYRVRRFIECKALAQGYPQHPGARHMREAVESGMCAREAKDWVAVGTANMMFHRAIVEMADSPRLSAFYGQISAELRLAFGLLKNPEFLHSPYVDMNAAILERLEQGRAEEATHLLEGYLVQSERTVLAAYERSLSR
- a CDS encoding NRAMP family divalent metal transporter, whose protein sequence is MTQTATEFTKARRSSLIAAMFMMTTSAIGPGFLTQTATFTATLGAAFAFGILASILIDFVVQLNIWRIVTLTRMRASDLANTAIPGSGYLLAALVISGGLVFSLGNLAGAGLGLNALTGLDPVWGGALSALLAIAIFSSQRAGIAMDRIMIVLGVLKISLIVFACFASHPPLGEALRQSVWPDFIDFASITTIVGGTVGGYITYAGAHRLLDRGTVGIENIDAVTKAALSGILVTGIARYVLFLAILGVVASGVVIDVSGQGANPAGQAFGAAAGQFGMLMFGLVLWAAGISSMIGASYTSMSFITVFSKKISERARNLATVGFIVLALVCFLLLGKPPAALLVFAGGFNGLILPLGLSIFMYVGWRRADLMDGYHYPRWLLVLGALTCLLSWYMAFKSAKSIFAFIGAA
- a CDS encoding LamB/YcsF family protein; amino-acid sequence: MRTIDINSDLGESFGAWSMGEDAAILEIVSSANVACGFHAGDPAGILRTLEAAAARGVAVGAHVAYPDLVGFGRRNMDIGSAELSADVIYQIGALQGLARSVGTQVSYVKPHGALYNTIAQNRRQADAVIDALLRLDPTLKLVCLANSPLLGWAREAGLQCVAEAFADRAYTAEGTLVSRSRPGAVLHDAELIARRMLRLVAEGVIEAEDGRQIPLQADSICVHGDSHDAVTIARTLKAGLLAAGVNIRAFSQGQAS
- a CDS encoding putative hydro-lyase: MNALQRARESAAAARARYRAGEVAPTAGQAPGLTQANLISLPREWAYDFLLFAQRNPQACPILDVTEPGSHQTVLAEQADLRTDIPLYRVWRDGQLVDEVQDASPLWAQQGDLVSFLIGCSFTFEADLLEAGIDVRHISQGCNVPMYRSNRQCRPAGRLQGEMVVSMRPIPASRVSEAVKITARYPAVHGAPVHIGEPRLLGIEDIARPDFGDAVAVHEGEIPVFWACGVTPQAVVMASRVPFAITHAPGHMFITDVPDSHYHV
- a CDS encoding 5-oxoprolinase/urea amidolyase family protein translates to MRFYPVNLDALLVELANLDETLALFDSLQQQPIAGVQEIVPAARTLLVQFRPGAIGPEALAAQIAARDIHGPARQAGRLVEIPVHYNGEDLQDVARELDISVEEVIRRHTGSDYNVAFCGFAPGFAYLSGGAGFVVPRRSTPRTRIPAGAVALAGGFSGIYPQASPGGWQIIGVTPLKMWDLQRDEAALLKPGYRVRFQDAGRLPTQSVTVPVAERQPAAPVTGDCLEILSPGLQTLLQDLGRPGRAGEGISASGAMDRGALRSANRAVGNDPGTACLEILMGGLSFTCHGQALVALTGAEAAIEVRSAEGQVLHPPLYQPFALHDGDRVSIGSPSAGLRNYLAVRGGFSVAPILGSLSTDTLAQVGPAPLASGDRLGFERQPGGRAVSLSEQPAFAMPRRDQLITLDVVMGPRSDWFTPAALALLAEQTWQVTPQSNRIGIRLAGEQSLERAVGGELPSEGTVVGAIQVPPSGQPVLFLADHPLTGGYPVIGAVASHHLDLAGQIPVNARIRFNPLAAFEPVLPVSPDETQNK